tatttctctctccaaaatcaacctatttctctaatttttttttgtctttttctatgtatttttttaaatgtatagaCAAATTAACAAATAGAAAGTTGGTTTCATCACTGAATTAAGAGTAAATTCACCggatttttactaaattatagaGGTGTGTAGATTTATTGGATTAAAACAATTACTAACAAAGTTAAGATTTGCAACATGTAAAGAGATTTGCTTCGGTCAAAATACATATGAGTTTTGACATTGTTGGCAAAAGTTGAGACTCTAATCTTAAAATATTTAAGTTCAAGTTCTCCTATGCTCGCAGTTGCGATTAATATATTAGAGATTAagtttcaatttcttaatttatacATAACAAGATGTGGTTTATAGGATGCTAAACATTTTCACTTCAATATTTATGTTGAAATTAAGATAGGCTTTTTGCACTTTAAATTTATGAGTAATTTAAAGTAAACAAGCAGCACACTTATCATTTCATTGATCCCATTGTTTTCCACacttaagaaagaaaaaaagggcaCAAAATTGCAACTAAATTAGTTGCTCTCATGTACAAAAGAATCAAATCTTCCTTCAGAGAGGGAAAACCTATATATCTCTCACTTCATTGCCTTGGAAAGTGTATGAACTCATGTCACTCCATGATATGCAGCATTTTATCTTCTTATGTTGTGAAATGTGGAACTTTGGCTCCTTTGGTATTGTTGGATTCTTTGTtgaccttaaaaacataaaaaccacACACATTaccataaaaaaaaaagcaaaatgaaGAACTAGAGTGACATAGATCAGTAAGCATTCAAATGATGTTCTAAGAAGTTTGAAGCTAAAAACCAAAGGCAAAAAAATTCGGTGAATGTATCTGAGAGGTCTCTCTATTATAGTGGCATAGATCAGTAAGCATTCAAATGATGTTCTAAGAAGTTTGAAGCTAAAAACCAAAGGCAAAAAAATTCGGTGAATGTATCTGAGAGGTCTCTCTATTATAGTGGCCTCAACAATTTAACTAGAATAGAGTTAACATTATTGTTAAAAGAACATCATTTACTGTTTAACAGAgttaatacttttaaaatttatatggttctataaataaaatcttttgtttaaaattgaactgcaattgaaaaaaaataagtttCAAGTCTTCTTTTATATGGTAAATGTTACTTCTGTTACGATTTAGATTTATTTGactctttttaatagtataggggctaaattgatccatttaataattgagggactaatttgatctgTTTGTATAATATAGGGACCTCCTAGGTACTTTAACCGCAAAAATCTTTACCTTTTGGGAACAAATGGCCTGTCAAAGTAGGGCATAGGTTGTGCTTTTGGAATGAGCTCTTTTCTCAGCTTCTttatctcttcttcttcttccatctaCAAAGGGCAAAACACTAATTTAGATAGAGCCTGAAACAAGCAAACAACTTTATATCATATGCATTTTTCTCATCTTTTTACCTTTTGCTGTCTCATCCTTTCCATTTTATATTGCTCTATTAGACTCATCTTCTCAGCTACCTGTGACACACACGtaaaaactatgttaaaattttcaatgtatttGAAGAGTCTTTGGAGCGTCACATCCGATACCGATACTCTTATCCAAATATGCATCAAACATAATGATTTAAGAAAGATGAAAAGTTGGAGCAACATAGCGCCAAAAACATGATTAAAGTTCCACATTTTAATGCCTTGAACCTCAACCTATATGTACTACCAATCAAAtccatataaataaacatatgaaCATAAGTACTTCAAAAAATATAAACGAAATTTGAGCAGTCTAGCACAAAAACATGAGCAAGGTTCCTTTAATGCCTCAAACCTCAATCTATGTGTACTACCAGTCTATATGTTTGATACACAATAAAACACTTCAAGAATACCAATGAACACCAACGTATGTATGCATATACATAGGTCTTTTTTGGTGGGTCACATCTCAAGTAGACTACCTTTATTTGATTATGTGTCGGACATAAGCACTTCCAAGGGAAGAAAAATTGGGACAACATAGCACAAAAACATGAATTAGGTTCTACATTTTAGTGCCTCAAACCTAAATCTATATGTACTACCAACCAAATACACATTAAAGTACTTCAAAATACGAAACACCAACGTATTAAAATGAACCTGATGATCAAACTCAGCACGCTCCACTGCTCGCACATCACTGTGTAGTCTCAGGTCTACTGGTATTGTGTTCTCTTTAACAGGAGGTTTGATGGGAACCTGCATTAACAAGACAGTTAAATAGATGATAAAGTATACTTTACAGTtcatttaaatgattaaatgtcTCTTTGTGGCTTACTACCTCCGGTTCATCAGTTGTCCATGGGAGGCCTTGAGCAATGGGGATCCGTTGCTTCTCTTCTTCCACCATCATTTCTTGGATCTTTTTCACGAAttcttcttccttcatttttCCTCTTTGCTGTAATAAATAATAACCAGTAATTGAAAAGCTTATAAAAAAAGAATACAGCAAAACAAATAACATATGTGGTCCTAGTCTAACTAGGTAGGTTCGTCTAATTCAGTCATGATATTACGTTGGTCGTCGGATACCAATCgtcttttttcaattatttttaattgaaccAACCAATTGCACCCTCACAGAATCGGCGCCAAGGGGGCAGGCAGGGGCCTTGGCccccaaaatgaaaacttttcagtttaatccctttaaaattctaaaataacaaGCATATACAAAGaaagattcaaaattttataatttattccccccccccccaaagaTAAACTTCTGGCTTCTTCCCTACACACTCAGGTCCAATAACTGAGACTTTAAGTCAAAAGATGTACCTCAGTTCTTAGCTTGAATGGCTTCTGAGAAGTAGGTTTGAGCTGCTTTTTCCATCTCCTCCCACCAATTCTCCCAGTAGATTCAGAGCTCTAAAATCcacatataaattaaaagaaaagacatAATATCTATAGGAGAAATATGAAAATAGCTAGCCTGAGAGATTACTTAATAAAACAAGTACCTATAAGATATTAGACCAAAGCTTAACAATGCAAAAGCCTCATTTAACATTCAATAAATTAGCAGAAAGTGATTGGTTACTTACATTTCTTCGGTCTCTTCCACCCCCATTAGAATCCCTGCTTGAAGCACTGCAGATAAACACAGGAACATTAGTACAAAAAGCAAATATATATGTACTGTAGTGGGGTAACTAATCAAACAGTTGGTGTGCCTAACCTTCTTTGGCTATCCCACGAAGAAGAAACCGAGAAACGCCGATCCAAACCAAGACTCTCAGCAGTCAAAACAAACTCCGATGGAAGGAACGAATCCCTAGTCTCAGTAGTCACCTTTGGTGGCTCTAATCCAGGTAATCCCCACTTCATTGGCTTCGTCTTTTGATCTTCTTTTGGCTTCTCTTCCTCATCGTCTTCCTTCTCTGGTTCTTCTTTTTTAGGTATCGAAAGAAGCTTTTCAAAGGCCTTAACCAAATGCATAACTTTCCCAGAATCAGGTACACTATTCCTTGCTTCTTCCATCAACTTATCCCTCCTTCTCTTGATTGTAGAACTACCTGCTTGGCTTGAGTTCTCGATTTCATCATCAATCTCTTGATTAT
This window of the Gossypium hirsutum isolate 1008001.06 chromosome A09, Gossypium_hirsutum_v2.1, whole genome shotgun sequence genome carries:
- the LOC107888548 gene encoding uncharacterized protein yields the protein MEVAKISKQRTPVKDPESCSRSKTQKISKLSENSDPNISNTSSPLTKSSKSQKCSSKNPVVLYSPRNKLRERKFVVAKKKKERSDSNPTAVIDCKCKDNNFGGNSKKCLCVAYENLRASQEEFIKKKTETEAETQEEADLIENLREGYGSDDNQEIDDEIENSSQAGSSTIKRRRDKLMEEARNSVPDSGKVMHLVKAFEKLLSIPKKEEPEKEDDEEEKPKEDQKTKPMKWGLPGLEPPKVTTETRDSFLPSEFVLTAESLGLDRRFSVSSSWDSQRSASSRDSNGGGRDRRNSSESTGRIGGRRWKKQLKPTSQKPFKLRTEQRGKMKEEEFVKKIQEMMVEEEKQRIPIAQGLPWTTDEPEVPIKPPVKENTIPVDLRLHSDVRAVERAEFDHQVAEKMSLIEQYKMERMRQQKMEEEEEIKKLRKELIPKAQPMPYFDRPFVPKRSTKNPTIPKEPKFHISQHKKIKCCISWSDMSSYTFQGNEVRDI